The following are encoded in a window of Impatiens glandulifera chromosome 5, dImpGla2.1, whole genome shotgun sequence genomic DNA:
- the LOC124937739 gene encoding uncharacterized protein LOC124937739, with protein sequence MNFFMTAAPSPPVSLEEFKSLHSNDRDLYAVLINELGRDSLESMRIMALWLWLERSGFRSVVKKALSLPKFLINELANEAVVCLKLIENNEAVIWLCSPESIDLSLTKSLVYKEISAMYFHENRVLIVKGTTKIIMDVCVRVMKDIMEEAMERNLIHYMSLMDMSSPRPSTTNISSNTTRFLFNLNASGSQGREEVLHPDERTMFMTFSKGYPVTEMEIKEFFTWIYGDCIESLYMQEVLPGEQSLFARIVFYLPVAIDMILNGADKAKFTINGKHMWIRKFVSKRHMYYSSSFSSYFIDTTSVPSGINIAPYNRRLFSRFI encoded by the coding sequence ATGAATTTTTTCATGACTGCTGCTCCATCTCCACCTGTATCCCTAGAagagttcaagagtttgcattCAAATGATAGGGACCTCTACGCCGTGCTTATAAATGAGCTGGGGCGTGATTCGCTTGAGTCTATGAGGATCATGGCCCTTTGGCTATGGCTGGAGCGGTCTGGCTTCAGGAGTGTTGTGAAGAAAGCCCTGTCCTTACCCAAATTTCTAATCAATGAACTTGCAAATGAAGCTGTCGTATGCCTTAAACTCATTGAAAACAATGAAGCTGTCATATGGCTTTGCTCACCTGAATCCATAGACCTCTCACTAACCAAAAGCTTAGTGTACAAGGAAATCTCAGCcatgtattttcatgaaaacCGGGTATTGATTGTCAAAGGAACGACCAAGATTATAATGGATGTTTGCGTCAGGGTAATGAAGGACATCATGGAGGAAGCCATGGAGAGAAACCTCATCCACTATATGAGCTTGATGGATATGAGCAGCCCCAGGCCCTCCACCACTAATATTAGTAGTAATACAACAAGGTTCTTGTTCAATCTTAATGCAAGTGGGTCCCAGGGTCGAGAGGAAGTGTTGCACCCGGATGAAAGGACAATGTTTATGACGTTCTCAAAGGGCTACCCAGTTACTGAAATGGAGATCAAAGAATTCTTTACATGGATCTATGGGGATTGCATTGAGTCTCTATACATGCAAGAAGTGCTTCCTGGAGAACAATCTTTGTTTGCAAGAATTGTGTTTTATTTGCCTGTTGCTATTGATATGATCCTAAATGGTGCAGACAAGGCTAAGTTCACCATCAATGGCAAGCATATGTGGATTCGCAAGTTTGTGTCCAAACGTCATATGtactattcttcttctttttcatcataCTTCATCGATACAACTTCAGTGCCATCGGGTATCAACATAGCTCCTTACAACAGACGCCTATTCTCTCGGTTCATTTAG
- the LOC124937743 gene encoding probable serine/threonine-protein kinase PBL3: MTVVHLETVCSSKIVCGLVPSQASWLVGCVTQDASRKIQLKSLPTIQDPNNNSNLFLMFNQFVCLFVFMNNITVSSCYRENNDMIIPSPRSESEILSSTHAKAFSYNELRNATRNFRPDSLLGEGGFGYVFKGWIDEQLLTASRLGSGIVVAVKKLKPEGFQGHKEWLTEVNYLGQLLHPNLFKLIGYCSEGDKDKLLVYEFLPKGSLENHLFRRGPQPLSWSIRFKVAIGAARGLCFLHDNEEQVIYRYFNASNILLDTDFNAKLSDFGLAKAGPTRDKTHVSTKVMGTHGYAAPEYFFLYIESTFIHYFCDFVNQQTGRFTTKSNVYSFGVVLLELLSDRRAVDKSRMGVEQNLVEWDILYLGDKQKLFRIMDTKLEGQYPQKGAFMAANLALQCLKSEPFEL; encoded by the exons ATGACAGTTGTTCATTTGGAGACCGTCTGCTCCTCGAAGATTGTTTGTGGACTTGTGCCAAGTCAG GCTAGTTGGTTGGTTGGATGCGTCACGCAGGATGCGTCACGCAAGATTCAGCTCAAATCCCTTCCAACAATTCAG GAtccaaataataatagtaatttgtTTCTGATGTTTAAtcaatttgtttgtttatttgtttttatgaaCAATATTACAGTCTCATCTTGTTATAGAGAAAACAATGATATGATTATCCCATCTCCAAGATCAGAGAGTGAAATCCTTTCATCAACTCATGCCAAGGCATTCTCATATAACGAGCTAAGGAACGCCACCAGAAACTTTCGCCCTGACAGTCTTCTTGGCGAAGGTGGATTCGGTTATGTATTCAAAGGTTGGATTGATGAACAATTGCTCACTGCTTCCAGGCTAGGTTCTGGCATCGTTGTTGCTGTCAAGAAACTTAAACCTGAAGGCTTCCAAGGTCACAAGGAGTGGttg ACGGAAGTTAACTATCTTGGCCAACTTCTTCATCCGAATCTGTTTAAGCTTATTGGGTATTGTTCAGAAGGTGATAAAGATAAGCTCTTGGTTTATGAGTTTTTGCCAAAAGGGAGCTTGGAGAATCATCTTTTCAGAA GAGGACCTCAACCACTTTCATGGTCCATAAGGTTCAAAGTGGCCATAGGAGCTGCAAGAGGCCTTTGTTTTCTACACGATAACGAGGAGCAAGTCATATATCGTTATTTCAATGCTTCCAATATCCTACTAGATACG GATTTCAATGCAAAActgtcggattttgggttggcCAAGGCAGGACCAACTAGAGATAAGACACACGTATCGACTAAAGTGATGGGTACCCACGGTTATGCAGCACcagaatattttttcttatatatagaaTCAACTTTCATAcattatttttgtgattttgtCAATCAACAAACAGGTCGGTTTACGACAAAAAGTAATGTGTATAGTTTTGGAGTAGTGTTACTCGAATTGCTATCTGACCGTCGAGCAGTTGATAAGTCAAGAATGGGTGTAGAACAGAATCTAGTGGAGTGGGATATTCTTTATTTAGGGGACAAACAGAAACTATTCAGGATTATGGACACAAAATTAGAAGGACAATATCCTCAAAAAGGAGCTTTTATGGCTGCTAACCTTGCTCTGCAGTGTCTAAAATCAGAGCCTTTCGAGTTATAG
- the LOC124938513 gene encoding uncharacterized protein LOC124938513, with amino-acid sequence MKDIMEEAMERNLIHYMSLMDMSSPRPSTTNISSNTTRFLFNLNAGGSQGREEVLHPDERTMFMTFSKGYPVTEMEIKEFFTWIYGDCIESLYMQEVLPGEQSLFARIVFYLPVAIDMILNGADKAKFTINGKHMWIRKFVSKRHMYYSSSFSSYFIDTTSVPSGINIAPYNRRLFSRFI; translated from the coding sequence ATGAAGGACATCATGGAGGAAGCCATGGAGAGAAACCTCATCCACTATATGAGCTTGATGGATATGAGCAGCCCCAGGCCCTCCACCACTAATATTAGTAGTAATACAACAAGGTTCTTGTTCAATCTTAATGCAGGTGGGTCCCAGGGTCGAGAGGAAGTGTTGCACCCGGATGAAAGGACAATGTTTATGACGTTCTCAAAGGGCTACCCAGTTACTGAAATGGAGATCAAAGAATTCTTTACATGGATCTATGGGGATTGCATTGAGTCTCTATACATGCAAGAAGTGCTTCCTGGAGAACAATCTTTGTTTGCAAGAATTGTGTTTTATTTGCCTGTTGCTATTGATATGATCCTAAATGGTGCAGACAAGGCTAAGTTCACCATCAATGGCAAGCATATGTGGATTCGCAAGTTTGTGTCCAAACGTCATATGtactattcttcttctttttcatcataCTTCATCGATACAACTTCAGTGCCATCGGGTATCAACATAGCTCCTTACAACAGACGCCTATTCTCTCGGTTCATTTAG